CGTAATCGCTATCTTGAACGTATCAATGCGGCCTGTAGCCAGACGGTGCATCGTTCTCAACTGGCATGCGGCAACCTGGCGCACGGTTTTGCTGCCTGCCAGCCGGATGATAAATCCGCGTTGATGAATATGCTGCATAACGATATTGCGATTGTTACGTCGTATAACGATATGCTGTCGGCTCACCAGCCTTATGAAACGTACCCGCAGCAGTTGAAAGAGGCGCTGCATCGGGTTGGCGCGGTCGGGCAGGTCGCCGCCGGCGTACCGGCAATGTGCGATGGTGTGACCCAGGGACAGGACGGTATGGATCTGTCGCTGATGAGCCGTGAGGTGATCGCCATGTCGGCCGCGGTGGGGCTATCGCACAATATGTTCGATGGCGCCCTGTATCTGGGGATCTGCGATAAAATTGTTCCCGGTCTGGTGATGGCCGCGCTGTCGTTTGGTCACCTGCCGGCGATTTTTGTTCCCGCCGGGCCGATGCCGAGCGGTTTGCCGAATAAAGAGAAGATGCGCATTCGTCAACTGTATGCGGAAGGCAAGCTGGATCGCCACGCCTTGCTGGAGTCGGAATCTGCCTCCTATCATAGCGCCGGCACCTGTACGTTTTACGGCACCGCCAATTCGAATCAGATGGTGGTGGAGGTCATGGGGCTGCATTTGCCCGGCGCGTCCTTCGTTCCGCCCGGTACCCCGCTGCGCGATGCGTTGACGGATGCGGCCGCCAGCCAGATTACCCGCCTGACGCAGAATTCGGACAACTTCATGCCGATCGGCAAACTTATCGACGAGAAAGTCGTGGTCAACGGTATCGTGGCGCTGCTAGCGACCGGCGGATCCACCAACCACACCATGCATCTGGTTGCTATGGCGCGTGCCGCGGGCATCATCATTAACTGGGATGATTTTTCCGATCTGTCTGATATCGTGCCGCAGTTATGCCGAATCTACCCTAACGGACCCGCCGATATTAACTACTTCCAGGCCGCGGGCGGCGTTGCGATTTTGATGCGCGAGATGCTGAAAGGCGGATTGCTGCATGAAGACGTCAATACCGTCGCCGGATATGGCCTGAGCCGCTACACGCAGGAGCCTTGGTTGGATAACGGTCAGCTGGCCTGGCGCGCGGGGCCGGAGGCATCACTGGATGACAGCGTGATCGCCAGTATTGAAAAACCGTTTGCTCACCATGGCGGCACCAAGGTGCTGACGGGTAATCTGGGCCGGGCGGTGATGAAAACCTCCGCAGTGCCGGTGGAAAATCAAATCATCGAAGCGCCAGCGGTTATTTTTCATAGCCAGCACGATGTGGGACCGGCATTCGAAGCCGGAAAGCTGGATCGGGATTGCGTGATCGTGGTGCGCTATCAAGGGCCTTGCGCCATTGGTATGCCGGAGTTGCATAAACTGATGCCGCCGCTGGGGGTGCTGTTGGACCGCGGTTATAAAGTGGCGCTGGTGACCGACGGCCGCCTGTCGGGCGCCTCAGGCAAAGTGCCGTCAGCCATCCATGTCACGCCGGAAGCCTATACCGGCGGTGTTCTGGGCAAACTGCGCGATGGCGATATTGTTCGCGTCAATGGTCAGACGGGGGAGCTGAGCGTACTGGTTGATGATGCGGAATTGGCTGCCCGCACGGTGGAACAGCCGGACCTTTCCGCCCAGCATATCGGTTGTGGCCGGGAGCTGTTTGGCGCCTTGCGGGAACAGCTATCGGGCGCCGAGCAAGGGGCCACCTGTATTCGATTCGATTAGCCTTGCTGCCCGGTCTGGCCGGTAAACTCAAGCGCCGCCGGTGGGCGGCGCTTGATATTGATATCACCGGTTGGATTTACTGAATGGCGGCGAAAGCGGCGGCAACGCGCTGGACATTGCCGTGATTCAGGCCGGCCATGCACATGCGGCCGCTGGCAATCAGATAAACGCCAAACTCTTCGCGCAGACGATCGACCTGTTCCGCACTGAAGCCGGTATAGCTGAACATGCCGCGCTGGGTCAGCAGGTAATCAAAGTTGCGTGCCGGCAGCGCCTCTTTCAGCGCGGCAACCAGCGTTTGGCGCATTTCCAGAATACGCGTGCGCATCTCTTCCACTTCAGCGCGCCAGTTGCTATTCAGCTCGGCGTCATTGAGCACTTTAGACACAATCTGAGCACCGAAATTCGGCGGCGAGGAGTAGTTGCGGCGAACGGTCGCCTTCAACTGGCCCAGCACGCGCAGTGCGATCTCGGCATCTTCACAGACCACGGAAAGCCCACCCACGCGCTCGCTGTACAGCGAGAAGATTTTAGAGAATGAGTTCGCGATCAATGCCGGAATGCCAGCGCCGGCCACCGCGCGAATGGGGTAGGCATCTTCCTCGATTCCAGCGCCGAAGCCCTGATAGGCGATGTCCATAAACGGGATCAGTTCACGGCTGATCAGCACCTCGATAACGCGATCCCACTGTTCGTTCGTCAGATCGGAACCCGTCGGATTATGGCAGCAA
This window of the Brenneria goodwinii genome carries:
- the edd gene encoding phosphogluconate dehydratase, with the translated sequence MNPSVSRITQRIIERSRKTRNRYLERINAACSQTVHRSQLACGNLAHGFAACQPDDKSALMNMLHNDIAIVTSYNDMLSAHQPYETYPQQLKEALHRVGAVGQVAAGVPAMCDGVTQGQDGMDLSLMSREVIAMSAAVGLSHNMFDGALYLGICDKIVPGLVMAALSFGHLPAIFVPAGPMPSGLPNKEKMRIRQLYAEGKLDRHALLESESASYHSAGTCTFYGTANSNQMVVEVMGLHLPGASFVPPGTPLRDALTDAAASQITRLTQNSDNFMPIGKLIDEKVVVNGIVALLATGGSTNHTMHLVAMARAAGIIINWDDFSDLSDIVPQLCRIYPNGPADINYFQAAGGVAILMREMLKGGLLHEDVNTVAGYGLSRYTQEPWLDNGQLAWRAGPEASLDDSVIASIEKPFAHHGGTKVLTGNLGRAVMKTSAVPVENQIIEAPAVIFHSQHDVGPAFEAGKLDRDCVIVVRYQGPCAIGMPELHKLMPPLGVLLDRGYKVALVTDGRLSGASGKVPSAIHVTPEAYTGGVLGKLRDGDIVRVNGQTGELSVLVDDAELAARTVEQPDLSAQHIGCGRELFGALREQLSGAEQGATCIRFD
- a CDS encoding amino acid aminotransferase, with the protein product MFQKVDAYAGDPILSLMEKFKQDPRSDKVNLSIGLYYNEQNIIPQLRAVSAAETYLEQLPKSATSYLPMEGLQPYRTAIQHLLFGKNHPAIAASRIATIQTLGGSGALKVGADFLKRYFPDSEVWVSDPTWENHIAIFSGAGFKVHTYPYFDADSLGVKFDAMLSVLQQLPAQSIVLLHPCCHNPTGSDLTNEQWDRVIEVLISRELIPFMDIAYQGFGAGIEEDAYPIRAVAGAGIPALIANSFSKIFSLYSERVGGLSVVCEDAEIALRVLGQLKATVRRNYSSPPNFGAQIVSKVLNDAELNSNWRAEVEEMRTRILEMRQTLVAALKEALPARNFDYLLTQRGMFSYTGFSAEQVDRLREEFGVYLIASGRMCMAGLNHGNVQRVAAAFAAIQ